Proteins encoded by one window of Desulfurispira natronophila:
- a CDS encoding CdaR family protein — protein MIRTLFDNLTYKLVALLFAIILWAFVTSTDKTTVSVTLPVHFVDVPEGVIVVSDVDYVEAQVAGPSSIISGRQFQRSRLEIPVEPKPLGYETVVSLGTEYLEVPFGVEVLSIKPSVARYHLDPVTVVEATVVPSLLGEVARGYKITRISVSPAAVRLRVAQEDADRYATVRTTAIDIHQIGQTRRIHTSLLLPPSVQWEPVDIVVTVEVAKETTSP, from the coding sequence ATGATCCGCACCCTTTTTGATAACTTAACCTACAAGCTGGTGGCTTTGCTTTTTGCCATCATTCTCTGGGCGTTTGTTACCAGTACCGACAAGACTACGGTAAGCGTCACTTTGCCTGTGCACTTTGTAGATGTGCCGGAAGGCGTGATCGTTGTCAGCGATGTTGATTACGTGGAGGCTCAGGTGGCTGGTCCCAGTAGTATTATCTCGGGCCGCCAATTTCAGCGAAGTCGCCTGGAGATCCCGGTGGAGCCGAAACCTCTGGGGTACGAAACGGTAGTAAGCTTAGGAACTGAATACCTGGAGGTGCCTTTTGGGGTTGAGGTGCTCTCAATCAAACCCAGTGTGGCGCGGTATCACCTTGACCCGGTGACCGTGGTGGAGGCAACGGTTGTCCCATCTTTACTGGGAGAGGTAGCCAGGGGTTACAAGATCACCCGTATCTCCGTATCACCTGCTGCGGTGAGGTTGCGCGTGGCACAGGAGGATGCCGATCGCTATGCCACGGTGCGTACCACCGCTATCGATATCCATCAGATCGGCCAAACCCGTCGTATACACACCTCTCTGTTGCTGCCACCAAGTGTGCAGTGGGAGCCAGTTGATATCGTTGTAACGGTTGAAGTTGCCAAGGAGACCACATCACCATGA
- the cdaA gene encoding diadenylate cyclase CdaA, translating into MSELIFNFTWRDAIDILLVWIIIYKLLTFLRGTTAVQVFSGILLILGVSFAAQVAELNTIYWLVKNIAGYLVLALIILFHPEIRKFLVSIGQNDVFRVFAKTDQKQLEAIEEVVRACVNLASRKMGALIVLERESNLQNYADVTVVLDAITSKELLITIFQPSTPIHDGAVLIRNNRIHAAGCFLTVSMNPDIDKELGTRHRAAIGVTEQTDCVAVVVSEETGAISVAVGGRIIRKLDSNTLKKVLKNIFSPRIKGGRK; encoded by the coding sequence ATGTCTGAACTCATCTTCAATTTCACTTGGCGCGACGCCATAGACATACTTCTGGTGTGGATTATTATTTACAAGCTTCTCACTTTCCTGCGCGGTACAACGGCTGTTCAGGTGTTCTCCGGTATTTTGCTGATACTGGGGGTATCGTTTGCTGCCCAAGTCGCCGAGCTCAATACGATCTACTGGCTGGTGAAAAATATAGCTGGCTATTTGGTGCTGGCCCTGATTATTCTTTTTCATCCGGAAATTCGAAAATTTCTGGTTTCTATTGGCCAAAATGATGTCTTCCGTGTCTTTGCCAAGACGGATCAGAAGCAGTTAGAGGCTATAGAGGAAGTGGTGAGGGCCTGTGTCAACCTGGCTTCTCGCAAGATGGGGGCTCTGATCGTGCTGGAGCGGGAAAGTAATCTGCAGAACTATGCCGATGTAACGGTGGTTCTGGATGCCATCACCAGCAAAGAGCTTCTCATTACGATATTTCAGCCCAGCACCCCCATTCATGACGGAGCGGTGCTTATTCGCAACAATCGCATTCATGCCGCAGGATGTTTTCTTACCGTTAGCATGAATCCTGATATCGATAAAGAGCTGGGGACCCGGCATCGGGCGGCCATTGGCGTTACGGAACAGACGGATTGCGTAGCGGTGGTTGTGAGTGAAGAGACAGGCGCGATCAGTGTGGCCGTAGGAGGTCGTATTATTCGCAAGCTTGACAGTAACACCCTGAAAAAAGTGCTGAAAAATATCTTTTCCCCAAGAATCAAAGGGGGGCGTAAATGA